Proteins from one Ardenticatena maritima genomic window:
- a CDS encoding 2-hydroxyacid dehydrogenase, whose translation MSQWRVFITRRLPDDILAPLFEHADVDVWPERLPPPYDELRRRTAAADGLLCMLTDRIDASLIAQAPRLRVISQMAVGYDNIDVAAATARGIPVGHTPGVLTESTADLAFALILAAARRLLDGVRFIERGAWQTWEPFGLLGQDVHGKTLGIVGLGRIGAATARRAHGFGMRILYTGPREKPDVAAALGATYVSFERLLAESDVVSIHCPLTPATRHLFNADAFARMKPGAILVNTARGGIVDHDALLAALRAGHLGAAGLDVTEPEPLPSDHPLMQCERVIITPHIGSATVQTRRRMAQMAVANLLAGLRGERLPHCANPEVFEKR comes from the coding sequence ATGAGCCAATGGCGTGTTTTTATCACCCGCCGCCTGCCGGATGATATTCTCGCCCCGTTGTTCGAGCACGCCGACGTTGATGTTTGGCCGGAGCGGCTTCCCCCGCCGTATGATGAACTGCGCCGCCGCACCGCCGCGGCTGATGGGTTGCTCTGCATGCTCACCGACCGCATTGATGCGTCCCTCATCGCGCAAGCGCCGCGCCTGCGCGTCATCAGCCAGATGGCGGTGGGCTACGACAACATTGACGTGGCGGCGGCGACGGCGCGGGGCATTCCCGTGGGACACACACCGGGCGTCTTGACCGAAAGCACAGCCGACCTGGCGTTTGCGCTCATTCTTGCCGCGGCGCGCCGCCTGCTGGACGGCGTGCGGTTCATCGAGCGGGGCGCGTGGCAAACGTGGGAACCGTTCGGGCTGTTGGGGCAAGATGTGCACGGCAAAACACTGGGGATTGTGGGGCTGGGGCGCATTGGCGCGGCAACGGCGCGACGCGCGCATGGTTTTGGCATGCGCATTCTCTACACTGGTCCGCGCGAAAAACCGGATGTCGCTGCCGCTTTGGGCGCAACCTACGTCTCGTTCGAGCGGTTGTTGGCGGAGAGCGATGTGGTCAGCATTCACTGCCCGCTCACACCGGCAACGCGCCACCTGTTCAACGCCGACGCCTTCGCCCGTATGAAGCCCGGCGCTATTCTGGTGAACACGGCGCGTGGCGGCATTGTGGACCACGACGCCCTGCTGGCGGCTCTGCGTGCGGGACACCTTGGCGCGGCTGGTCTGGATGTGACCGAACCGGAGCCGCTCCCGTCCGACCATCCGCTCATGCAGTGCGAGCGTGTCATCATCACCCCCCACATTGGCTCGGCAACGGTGCAGACACGGCGGCGTATGGCGCAAATGGCGGTGGCGAATCTTCTGGCGGGCTTGCGTGGGGAGCGATTACCGCACTGCGCCAACCCGGAAGTGTTCGAGAAGCGCTGA
- a CDS encoding WecB/TagA/CpsF family glycosyltransferase: MAVEQVARADLAAHLLDRNGHPRYQQAAIIHADEEAMSVEKIAVLGVPIANVTEDETVALMAQMIATRQPHHVVTVNPEFLMEARRNPAFRRVLLNADLAIPDGIGVVLAGRLQGRPFRARVAGSDLVERLAAESARRGWRLYFLGAAPGVAEQAIARLQARYPTFRAAGAYAGSPTPEETPDLIARVRAAQPDVLFVAYGHPRQDLWIAANKDALGVPVMMGVGGAFDFLAGVVPRAPVRMRQMGLEWLYRLYKQPWRWRRMLALPQFLMLALFEAIRLRKERHV; encoded by the coding sequence ATGGCGGTTGAGCAAGTTGCCCGTGCAGACCTCGCGGCGCACCTGCTTGACAGAAACGGCCACCCACGCTACCAACAAGCCGCTATCATCCATGCAGACGAGGAAGCCATGTCCGTTGAAAAAATTGCGGTGCTGGGTGTGCCCATCGCCAACGTCACAGAAGATGAGACGGTTGCTCTCATGGCGCAGATGATTGCCACACGCCAGCCCCATCACGTCGTCACCGTCAATCCGGAATTTTTGATGGAAGCGCGGCGCAACCCCGCTTTTCGTCGGGTGTTGCTGAACGCCGACCTTGCTATTCCCGATGGCATTGGCGTTGTGCTGGCGGGGCGTTTGCAGGGGCGCCCCTTTCGGGCGCGTGTAGCGGGCAGCGACCTTGTGGAACGTTTGGCGGCGGAAAGCGCCCGCCGTGGGTGGCGGCTCTACTTCCTGGGGGCTGCGCCCGGCGTGGCGGAGCAAGCCATCGCACGCTTGCAGGCACGCTACCCGACTTTTCGGGCGGCTGGGGCGTATGCTGGTTCACCCACTCCCGAAGAGACGCCCGACCTGATTGCACGTGTGCGCGCCGCCCAGCCGGATGTGCTTTTTGTGGCCTATGGGCACCCTCGCCAGGACCTCTGGATTGCCGCCAACAAGGACGCCCTTGGCGTGCCTGTGATGATGGGCGTGGGCGGGGCGTTCGACTTTCTTGCCGGTGTTGTGCCGCGCGCCCCGGTGCGCATGCGCCAGATGGGGCTGGAATGGCTCTACCGGCTCTACAAGCAACCGTGGCGCTGGCGGCGCATGTTGGCGTTGCCCCAGTTTTTGATGTTGGCGTTGTTTGAAGCGATACGCTTGCGAAAGGAGCGGCATGTATGA
- a CDS encoding M20/M25/M40 family metallo-hydrolase: MPSLNPTTTHMLDTIRFLSVAIGPRPSASPAERRAAEWAADHLQAWGYTTHLMPVAGLRTFTAYTAPIYMLGALGAWALQKGATRRAVQLSALAGGLLYAEQTMRPILSELLPRTPSVNVVARRPATRERRRTVVLTAHLDTQQAALLFHPRLVGGFRRSYLLLVLSLVWGLVGAPLGRAGRTLARLALGNIGVALGLMLHKERMPHVDGANDNASGVAVVLAAAQALQGGLPFTDVWVVLTGCEETGSQGMQAFLEGYRFDPDTTFFINCDTIGIGQVAAVSSEGPLKRYHADPHLLALVRRIAATYQLPVTIRPYHLLLTDAEVAMQRGYRAISLMAFDETGRLPNWHWVSDTISAIQPTTLDTALALTLRLVHALDAE; encoded by the coding sequence ATGCCGTCTCTCAACCCAACCACAACCCACATGCTCGACACCATCCGTTTTTTGAGCGTGGCGATTGGTCCACGCCCGTCCGCCTCACCGGCTGAACGACGCGCCGCCGAATGGGCCGCCGACCACTTGCAAGCATGGGGCTATACTACCCATCTGATGCCGGTGGCCGGCTTGCGAACCTTCACCGCCTACACAGCCCCCATCTACATGCTGGGAGCCTTGGGCGCGTGGGCGTTGCAAAAGGGCGCGACTCGCCGCGCCGTGCAACTCTCGGCGCTTGCCGGCGGATTGCTCTACGCCGAACAGACCATGCGCCCCATCCTGAGCGAACTGCTCCCACGCACGCCCTCGGTCAACGTGGTGGCGCGTCGCCCCGCCACCCGTGAGCGGCGGCGCACGGTTGTTCTCACCGCCCACCTCGACACTCAACAAGCCGCGCTGCTCTTTCATCCGCGCCTGGTGGGCGGCTTTCGGCGTTCATACCTGTTGCTGGTGCTTTCGCTGGTCTGGGGGCTGGTTGGGGCGCCGTTGGGACGTGCAGGGCGCACACTGGCGCGGCTGGCGCTGGGCAACATCGGCGTCGCGCTGGGGTTGATGCTCCACAAAGAACGCATGCCGCACGTAGACGGCGCGAACGACAACGCCAGCGGGGTGGCGGTTGTATTGGCGGCGGCTCAGGCGCTCCAGGGCGGGCTTCCCTTCACAGACGTATGGGTGGTGCTCACCGGCTGTGAGGAAACCGGTTCGCAAGGGATGCAGGCTTTTTTGGAAGGCTATCGCTTCGACCCGGACACCACCTTTTTCATCAACTGCGACACAATCGGCATTGGGCAGGTGGCCGCTGTTTCCAGCGAGGGTCCTCTCAAACGGTATCACGCCGACCCCCATTTGCTGGCGCTGGTGCGCCGCATCGCAGCAACCTACCAACTTCCCGTCACGATACGCCCCTACCACCTTTTACTCACCGACGCCGAAGTGGCAATGCAACGGGGCTATCGCGCCATCAGCCTTATGGCGTTCGATGAAACCGGGCGCTTGCCCAACTGGCATTGGGTGAGCGATACCATCTCCGCCATTCAACCCACCACGCTGGACACGGCGCTGGCGCTGACGTTGCGGCTAGTACACGCGCTCGATGCCGAATAA
- a CDS encoding class I SAM-dependent methyltransferase, with protein sequence MPSKFAAQLGEPSYVWRAGQAFRWRLIVEWGRLQTAATVLDHGTGVGLYLGQMSALPNVQLAVGTEYEFERAQQAAQRGHVVQADERLPFPDNTFDAVLSHEVLEHVGDDRLAVQEIVRVLRAGGRAVIFVPNRLWLFETHGIYWRGEYHFGNIPLVNYLPTPLRNRLAPHVRAYTVRSLRRLFDGLPVRVVHHSQVFPAFDNVIARRPLVGRLLRASARFAERTPARIIGLSHLLVVEKVAP encoded by the coding sequence ATGCCCAGCAAATTCGCCGCGCAACTCGGAGAGCCATCCTACGTCTGGCGGGCGGGTCAAGCCTTCCGCTGGCGGCTCATCGTCGAATGGGGGCGCTTGCAGACCGCCGCCACCGTTCTGGACCATGGGACCGGCGTCGGGCTTTACCTGGGGCAAATGAGCGCCCTGCCTAACGTTCAACTGGCGGTGGGGACTGAATACGAGTTCGAGCGCGCGCAACAAGCCGCACAACGCGGGCATGTCGTCCAGGCGGATGAGCGCTTGCCTTTTCCCGACAACACGTTCGACGCGGTCCTCTCGCATGAAGTGCTGGAACACGTCGGCGACGACCGGCTGGCGGTGCAAGAAATTGTGCGCGTCTTGCGAGCGGGGGGGCGCGCGGTCATTTTCGTGCCGAACCGTCTCTGGCTCTTCGAGACGCACGGCATCTACTGGCGCGGCGAGTACCACTTCGGCAACATTCCCCTCGTGAACTACCTGCCGACGCCCCTGCGCAACCGGCTCGCGCCCCACGTGCGCGCCTACACGGTGCGCTCTCTGCGTCGCCTGTTCGACGGGCTGCCGGTGCGTGTTGTGCATCATTCGCAAGTGTTTCCCGCGTTCGACAACGTCATCGCCCGCCGCCCACTGGTGGGGCGTCTTCTGCGTGCCAGCGCCCGCTTCGCCGAACGCACACCGGCGCGCATCATTGGCTTATCGCACCTGCTGGTGGTGGAAAAGGTTGCCCCGTAA
- a CDS encoding NUDIX hydrolase, with protein sequence MRTETWVFCPRCGTRLARQTVSGEERPVCPACGFVAFADPKVTAGVLVEANGRVLLGRRGVNPGKGAWYIPSGFVEYGEPPDAAARREVEEETGLRVHITHLLGVWFFDETLGGKAGIAIFYYGVPQDDAPAVPADDVVEVGWFAPEALPAPIAFPIHANVLRMWAQARLTGQPFPPPAGAISQ encoded by the coding sequence ATGCGAACGGAGACATGGGTGTTTTGTCCACGGTGCGGCACACGTTTGGCGCGCCAAACCGTTTCGGGGGAAGAACGTCCCGTCTGCCCGGCGTGCGGTTTTGTCGCATTCGCGGACCCCAAGGTGACGGCGGGGGTGCTGGTTGAAGCCAATGGGCGGGTGTTGCTGGGGCGGCGTGGCGTCAACCCCGGCAAAGGGGCGTGGTACATTCCTTCGGGCTTCGTCGAATACGGCGAGCCGCCCGATGCCGCCGCACGGCGTGAAGTGGAGGAAGAAACCGGGTTGCGCGTCCACATCACGCATTTGCTGGGGGTTTGGTTTTTCGATGAGACGCTGGGGGGCAAAGCCGGCATTGCCATTTTCTACTACGGCGTACCGCAAGATGACGCGCCGGCTGTTCCCGCCGATGATGTGGTGGAAGTGGGGTGGTTTGCGCCTGAGGCGCTCCCTGCGCCAATCGCTTTTCCCATTCACGCCAATGTGTTGCGCATGTGGGCGCAGGCGCGGCTTACGGGGCAACCTTTTCCACCACCAGCAGGTGCGATAAGCCAATGA
- a CDS encoding response regulator yields MIRLLIADDHTVLRQALAQVLNAEPDFEIVAEAADGQQAVDLTHQHQPDVVILDINMPYLNGVEATKAIMQMPNPPHIIILTMSEDDEQMLEAIRAGAKGYFLKNSDISQLVTAIRAVMGGDVILDTKLAHKVISLFRGRQRQAALAREEVKEHVDDDVMLDEREVLLLRAVAQGWSNQEIADYLGRSEKTVKNQLSNLFRKLNLNNRTQAALYALKKGLITLEEVDLPNE; encoded by the coding sequence ATGATTCGATTGCTCATAGCCGACGACCACACGGTCTTGCGGCAAGCACTTGCCCAAGTTTTGAATGCTGAACCAGATTTTGAGATTGTCGCCGAAGCCGCCGACGGGCAACAAGCGGTTGACCTGACGCACCAGCATCAACCCGATGTGGTGATTCTGGACATCAACATGCCCTATTTGAACGGGGTGGAAGCGACCAAAGCCATCATGCAAATGCCAAATCCCCCCCACATTATCATCCTGACGATGAGCGAAGACGACGAGCAAATGCTGGAAGCCATTCGCGCCGGCGCCAAAGGGTATTTTTTGAAGAACAGCGATATTAGCCAGTTGGTGACGGCCATTCGGGCAGTGATGGGGGGTGACGTCATTCTCGACACCAAGTTGGCGCACAAAGTCATCAGCCTGTTCCGTGGGCGGCAACGCCAAGCGGCGCTGGCGCGCGAGGAAGTGAAAGAGCACGTTGACGATGACGTCATGCTGGATGAGCGCGAGGTGTTGTTGTTGCGTGCGGTCGCACAAGGGTGGAGCAACCAGGAAATCGCCGATTATCTGGGGCGCTCGGAGAAAACCGTCAAAAACCAACTCTCGAACCTGTTTCGCAAATTGAATTTGAACAACCGCACACAAGCCGCGCTCTACGCGCTGAAAAAAGGGCTGATTACGCTTGAAGAAGTTGATTTGCCAAACGAATAA
- a CDS encoding DNA translocase FtsK, which translates to MARKKTARSKTQKTSRQRRRTSQRRFRFSFAALVDAAALLLILLGLFSAVAFLSTTHSPPIARWVAFWQTWLGAGRWFATLALISIGAWLLAPRLDWPEMRQPRFLGGLFAGSLLALAALEVAGGGTGAHGGRVGATLARWLLLGFGRWGTWLVLGLLALLLLRWVSGRPLHTFLPTMPHIPLPTPSLAWWRPVRNALGRLLAFAATLGRQAWRALRRWRAPRLTLPAVGITRRATSAPTLDDETPWPLPPWQTFLREDDESAFDPLSIRTKTRIIEETLAHFHVPARVVEVQRGPRVTQFGVEPGYIERTVRGETRRYKVKVRAITRLANDLALALSAPRIRIEAPVPGKPIVGIEVPNDNADIVTLRGVMESPEFQRLQSPLRLALGRDVSGAPLVADLAKMPHLLIAGATGSGKSVCINAILACLLCHNPPDRLNLLLIDPKMVELSVYNGIPHLVTPVITDIEHVTPALRWAVAEMERRYVLFSAVGARHLDAYNRAARERGDRPLPYMVIVIDELADLMLTAPDEVEYNITRLAQMARATGIHLIVATQRPSVNVITGLIKANFPARIAFAVASQIDSRVILDKPGAETLLGSGDMLYLGSDASIPMRAQACYVSDEELRELIRFWQSAAAQRPAHAKEKRRSTNLVDAPPEGVLMQQSLWDALPADESEPDPLLPQARELTTQYARLSPRLIQHRLRVSLARAERLFEFLAREGLIDPRTGMVRKRAATREKEG; encoded by the coding sequence ATGGCTCGCAAGAAAACAGCCCGTTCCAAAACCCAAAAAACCTCTCGTCAACGACGCCGCACATCCCAGCGTCGTTTTCGCTTTTCATTCGCCGCCCTGGTTGACGCCGCCGCCTTGCTGCTCATTTTGCTGGGGCTTTTTTCTGCGGTGGCTTTCCTCAGCACCACGCACAGCCCCCCCATCGCCCGTTGGGTGGCTTTCTGGCAAACCTGGCTGGGGGCGGGGCGCTGGTTCGCCACACTCGCCCTGATCAGCATCGGCGCCTGGCTGCTGGCGCCGCGCCTCGATTGGCCCGAAATGCGCCAGCCGCGCTTTCTGGGCGGCCTGTTTGCGGGAAGTCTGCTGGCGCTTGCGGCGCTTGAAGTGGCGGGCGGGGGAACCGGAGCGCATGGCGGGCGTGTTGGGGCGACATTGGCGCGCTGGTTGCTCCTTGGTTTCGGGCGCTGGGGGACGTGGTTGGTGCTTGGTCTGCTAGCGCTGTTGCTGCTCCGCTGGGTGAGTGGTCGCCCGTTGCACACTTTCCTTCCCACCATGCCGCACATCCCCCTGCCCACCCCCTCACTCGCCTGGTGGCGTCCCGTGCGCAACGCGCTGGGGCGGTTGCTGGCGTTCGCCGCCACCCTGGGGCGACAGGCTTGGCGTGCCCTGCGCCGGTGGCGCGCACCACGGCTCACGCTTCCCGCCGTCGGCATAACGCGCCGCGCGACCTCCGCCCCCACCCTTGACGATGAAACGCCCTGGCCGCTTCCGCCCTGGCAAACCTTCCTGCGCGAAGACGACGAAAGCGCCTTCGACCCGCTCTCCATTCGCACCAAAACGCGCATCATCGAAGAAACGTTGGCGCACTTTCATGTGCCCGCGCGTGTTGTCGAAGTCCAGCGCGGTCCCCGCGTCACGCAATTTGGCGTTGAACCGGGCTACATTGAGCGCACAGTGCGGGGCGAAACCCGCCGCTACAAAGTGAAGGTGCGCGCCATCACCCGCCTGGCAAACGACCTCGCCCTGGCGCTTTCCGCGCCGCGCATCCGCATCGAAGCGCCGGTGCCGGGGAAGCCCATCGTCGGCATCGAAGTGCCGAACGACAACGCCGACATCGTCACCTTGCGGGGCGTCATGGAATCGCCCGAATTCCAGCGCCTGCAAAGCCCTCTGCGGCTTGCCCTCGGGCGCGACGTCAGCGGTGCGCCGCTGGTTGCCGACCTCGCCAAAATGCCGCATCTGCTCATCGCCGGCGCAACCGGCAGCGGGAAATCGGTCTGCATCAACGCCATTCTCGCCTGCTTGCTCTGCCACAACCCGCCCGACCGGCTCAACCTGCTGTTGATTGACCCCAAAATGGTCGAATTGAGCGTCTACAACGGCATCCCCCACCTGGTGACGCCGGTGATTACCGACATTGAGCACGTGACACCCGCCCTGCGCTGGGCGGTGGCGGAAATGGAGCGGCGCTATGTGCTGTTCAGCGCCGTGGGCGCGCGCCACCTGGACGCCTACAACCGCGCCGCACGTGAGCGCGGCGACCGCCCGTTGCCGTACATGGTCATCGTCATTGACGAACTCGCCGACCTCATGCTCACCGCACCCGATGAAGTGGAGTACAACATCACGCGGCTGGCGCAAATGGCGCGCGCCACGGGCATCCACCTCATCGTGGCGACGCAACGCCCCAGCGTCAATGTGATTACCGGGCTGATCAAAGCCAACTTCCCGGCGCGCATCGCGTTCGCCGTCGCCAGCCAGATTGACAGCCGCGTCATTCTCGACAAACCGGGCGCCGAAACCCTGCTCGGCAGTGGCGACATGCTCTACCTCGGTTCCGACGCCTCAATTCCCATGCGCGCGCAAGCCTGCTACGTCAGCGACGAAGAATTGCGCGAACTCATCCGCTTCTGGCAGAGCGCCGCCGCCCAACGCCCGGCGCACGCCAAAGAAAAACGGCGATCCACCAACCTGGTAGATGCGCCGCCCGAAGGTGTCTTGATGCAACAATCGTTGTGGGACGCCCTGCCCGCGGATGAATCCGAACCCGACCCACTTTTGCCGCAAGCGCGCGAACTCACCACGCAGTACGCCCGCCTCAGCCCGCGGCTCATTCAGCATCGCTTGCGTGTGAGCCTGGCGCGCGCCGAGCGCCTGTTCGAGTTTCTGGCACGCGAGGGGCTGATTGACCCACGCACAGGCATGGTGCGCAAACGCGCCGCCACCCGCGAAAAAGAAGGCTAG
- a CDS encoding isocitrate dehydrogenase (NAD(+)), which produces MTYTVTLIPGDGIGPEVAFAAKRVIDATGVPIEWEIVEAGGDVMYKYGTPLPEETIESIQRNRVALKGPITTPIGSGFRSVNVQLRQRLHLFANYRPAKSIPGVKTPFENVDLIVVRENTEGLYSGIEHVVVPGVVESLKIITREATERVARFAFEMARRDGRKKITAVHKANIMKLSDGLFLEVCRQVAREYPDIQYEEAIVDATAMRLVLNPHQFDVLLMENLYGDILSDLTAGLIGGLGLAPSGNIGEHYAVFEAVHGSAPDIAGQNVANPTALILSGVLMLRHLGEQEAADRVQRAVEQTIAEGIRTRDLGGTATTSEFTDAVIARVQA; this is translated from the coding sequence ATGACATACACAGTAACGTTGATTCCCGGTGATGGCATTGGACCAGAAGTTGCGTTTGCCGCCAAGCGTGTGATTGACGCCACAGGCGTTCCCATTGAGTGGGAAATCGTCGAAGCAGGCGGCGACGTCATGTACAAATACGGTACACCGCTGCCGGAAGAAACCATCGAATCCATTCAGCGCAACCGTGTGGCGTTGAAAGGCCCGATTACCACCCCCATTGGCAGCGGGTTCCGCTCGGTGAACGTGCAGTTGCGCCAGCGCCTGCATCTGTTCGCCAACTATCGCCCCGCCAAAAGCATTCCCGGCGTCAAAACCCCCTTCGAGAATGTGGACTTGATTGTGGTGCGCGAAAACACCGAAGGGCTGTACAGCGGTATCGAGCACGTGGTGGTGCCGGGCGTGGTCGAAAGCCTCAAAATCATCACGCGCGAAGCGACCGAGCGCGTGGCGCGTTTTGCGTTTGAAATGGCGCGCCGCGACGGGCGCAAGAAAATCACCGCCGTGCACAAAGCCAACATCATGAAGTTGAGCGACGGGCTGTTCCTGGAAGTCTGCCGTCAGGTGGCACGCGAGTACCCCGATATCCAGTACGAAGAAGCCATTGTGGACGCCACCGCCATGCGCCTGGTGCTCAACCCGCACCAGTTCGACGTGTTGCTCATGGAAAACCTGTACGGCGACATCCTCAGCGACCTCACCGCCGGCTTGATTGGCGGTTTGGGGCTGGCGCCCAGCGGCAACATCGGCGAACACTACGCCGTTTTCGAGGCGGTACACGGCTCCGCGCCCGACATCGCGGGGCAAAACGTCGCCAACCCCACGGCGCTCATCCTCAGCGGTGTGCTCATGTTGCGCCACCTGGGTGAACAGGAAGCCGCCGACCGTGTGCAGCGCGCGGTTGAACAGACCATTGCGGAGGGCATTCGCACGCGCGACCTGGGCGGCACGGCGACAACCAGCGAATTTACCGACGCCGTGATCGCACGGGTACAGGCATGA